In Pseudomonas sp. ADAK18, a single window of DNA contains:
- the hpaD gene encoding 3,4-dihydroxyphenylacetate 2,3-dioxygenase, with product MGEVVLAAKICHVPSMYLSELPGKHHGCRAAAIAGHKEIGRRARELGADTAVVFDVHWLVNSGYHVNCGEHFKGIYTSNELPHFIKNMEYEYPGCPELGELIAAEANLAGVRSMAHNIPSLELEYGTLVPMRYMHMDVPEEQKFNVISIAAWCAWHRLEDSFAFGAAVRRAIEKSDRKVLVLASGSLSHRFSDDREAEANIHNWTREFDKQMDLHVVEMWKQGRFKEFCAMLPDYAEHCFGEGKMHDTAMLLGLLGGPEYNQPAEIITEPFGSSGTGQINAIFPL from the coding sequence ATGGGCGAAGTCGTCCTGGCCGCGAAGATCTGTCACGTGCCTTCGATGTACCTGTCGGAACTGCCCGGCAAGCACCACGGTTGCCGCGCAGCGGCGATTGCCGGGCACAAGGAAATCGGCCGCCGCGCCCGCGAACTCGGGGCCGACACGGCGGTGGTGTTCGATGTGCACTGGCTGGTCAACAGCGGGTATCACGTCAACTGTGGCGAGCACTTCAAGGGTATCTACACCAGCAACGAACTGCCGCATTTCATCAAGAATATGGAATACGAGTACCCGGGTTGCCCTGAACTGGGCGAACTGATTGCCGCCGAAGCCAACCTGGCCGGCGTGCGCAGCATGGCCCACAACATCCCGAGCCTGGAGCTGGAGTACGGCACCCTGGTGCCCATGCGCTACATGCATATGGATGTACCCGAGGAGCAAAAATTCAACGTCATCTCCATCGCCGCCTGGTGCGCCTGGCATCGCCTGGAAGACAGCTTTGCCTTCGGTGCCGCCGTGCGCCGGGCCATCGAGAAGAGCGACCGCAAGGTGCTGGTGCTGGCGTCGGGCTCGCTGTCTCACCGTTTCTCGGATGATCGCGAAGCCGAAGCCAACATCCACAACTGGACCCGTGAATTCGACAAACAGATGGACCTGCACGTGGTGGAGATGTGGAAGCAAGGCCGCTTCAAGGAGTTCTGCGCGATGCTGCCGGACTATGCCGAGCACTGTTTTGGCGAGGGCAAGATGCACGACACGGCGATGCTGCTTGGGTTGCTCGGCGGGCCTGAATACAACCAGCCGGCGGAGATTATTACCGAGCCTTTTGGCAGCTCGGGCACGGGGCAGATCAACGCGATTTTCCCGCTCTGA
- a CDS encoding 5-carboxymethyl-2-hydroxymuconate Delta-isomerase — protein sequence MPHFIAEYTDNIEQQANLPALFEKVHSVLGDSGVFPLGGIRSRGVRLDTWRMADGKHDYAFVHMTLKVGHGRDLATRKTVAETLFLVITEHFAELQAQRLLALSFEMIELHPELNFKQNNIHAFLKNQAG from the coding sequence ATGCCGCACTTCATCGCCGAATACACCGACAACATTGAACAACAGGCCAACCTGCCCGCCCTGTTCGAAAAGGTCCACAGCGTCCTGGGCGACAGCGGCGTGTTTCCCCTGGGCGGCATCCGCAGTCGCGGTGTGCGTCTGGACACTTGGCGCATGGCCGATGGCAAGCACGACTACGCCTTCGTCCACATGACCCTCAAGGTCGGCCACGGCCGCGACCTTGCAACGCGCAAGACCGTTGCCGAAACCCTGTTCCTGGTGATCACCGAACACTTCGCCGAGTTGCAGGCGCAACGGCTACTGGCGTTGTCATTCGAGATGATCGAGCTGCACCCCGAGCTCAATTTCAAACAGAACAACATACACGCCTTCTTGAAGAACCAGGCGGGCTGA
- a CDS encoding SDR family NAD(P)-dependent oxidoreductase, with amino-acid sequence MPELRTVVITGAGTGIGAACARLYAGEGAQLVLIGRRREPLEQVAGETGGLILVGDAACPDTWDGFITQIRQRYGRLDVLLACAGGHGLGSATQTSPQTWEAALRSNLDSAFYSARACLPLLLESAGNIVLIGSIASLAAGSQVCGYTTAKHALLGLNRSLARDYGPHGLRVNAVCPGWVRTPMADQEMQPLMDAYGETLQQAYDRVCADVPLRRPASADEIARVCRFLASADASIITGATLVADGGSSIVDVPTLAFTRLEQPDDQ; translated from the coding sequence ATGCCTGAACTGCGCACGGTGGTGATCACCGGTGCCGGCACCGGCATCGGCGCCGCCTGCGCCCGGCTGTACGCGGGCGAAGGCGCGCAACTGGTGCTGATCGGCCGCCGCCGCGAACCGCTGGAACAGGTAGCCGGGGAAACCGGCGGCCTGATCCTGGTGGGCGATGCGGCCTGCCCCGACACCTGGGACGGGTTTATCACGCAGATCCGCCAGCGCTACGGTCGGCTCGATGTACTGCTGGCCTGTGCCGGTGGTCACGGACTGGGCAGCGCCACCCAAACCAGCCCGCAGACTTGGGAAGCGGCCCTGCGCAGCAACCTCGACAGTGCCTTCTACAGCGCGCGGGCCTGCCTGCCGCTGTTGCTGGAAAGTGCCGGGAATATCGTGCTGATCGGTTCCATTGCCTCACTAGCGGCTGGGTCGCAAGTGTGCGGCTACACCACCGCCAAGCACGCGCTGCTGGGGCTCAATCGCTCCCTGGCCAGGGATTACGGGCCCCACGGCCTGCGGGTTAACGCGGTGTGCCCGGGCTGGGTGCGCACGCCCATGGCTGATCAGGAAATGCAGCCGTTGATGGACGCTTATGGCGAGACGCTGCAGCAGGCCTACGACCGGGTCTGCGCCGACGTGCCGTTGCGCCGGCCGGCCAGTGCCGATGAGATCGCCAGGGTCTGTCGCTTCCTGGCTTCAGCGGACGCTTCGATCATCACCGGTGCGACGCTGGTGGCCGACGGCGGGTCGAGCATCGTCGATGTGCCGACCCTGGCGTTTACCCGACTGGAGCAGCCCGATGACCAATGA
- a CDS encoding FAD-binding oxidoreductase has protein sequence MINIETPTYYTATKKYNLSFPTLEQGVEADVVIIGGGFSGINTALELAEKGITNIVVLEARYLGFGGTGRNGGQIMAGIGHDLEKIKKDVGEDGLRQVFEISDLGADIIKDRIAKYNIDADFCHGYGYMGFNARQEKTLRAWEKDFKSINSKHEIRFLGGSDVKQIIGSSAYSSALLHMGGGHVHSLNLLLGEATALASHGVRIFENSPALEVSYGERITVRTGRGSVKASKLLWACDSFLNKLEPELHRSTINTYAFQMMTEPLSEELINRISPIRGAYSDIRPVIDYYRVTNENRLLFGAATPLVEHIPGDLKAWNRHLMLKIFPYLKDVKIDLAWGGPMACSPNLFPQIGTLPGRSNAFFVQGYSGFGVTPSHIICKVLAEGMSEGSARYDLVSSIHRPTIIGKDAIRPLLLTAGKSWHQLSGYWNGRR, from the coding sequence ATGATCAATATAGAAACGCCCACCTATTACACGGCCACCAAGAAGTACAACCTCAGTTTCCCGACCCTGGAACAGGGTGTGGAGGCCGACGTCGTGATCATTGGCGGCGGTTTTTCCGGTATCAACACCGCCCTTGAACTCGCCGAAAAAGGCATCACTAACATTGTCGTGCTGGAAGCGCGGTACCTGGGTTTCGGCGGCACCGGACGCAATGGTGGGCAGATCATGGCCGGGATTGGTCATGACCTGGAGAAGATCAAGAAAGACGTCGGCGAAGACGGCCTGCGCCAGGTGTTCGAAATCAGCGACCTGGGTGCCGACATCATCAAAGACCGCATCGCCAAGTACAACATCGATGCCGACTTCTGCCACGGCTATGGCTATATGGGCTTTAACGCTCGCCAGGAAAAGACCCTGCGGGCCTGGGAAAAAGACTTCAAATCCATCAACAGCAAACACGAGATTCGCTTTCTCGGCGGCTCCGACGTCAAGCAGATCATTGGTTCCAGCGCCTACAGCAGTGCGCTGTTGCACATGGGCGGCGGTCACGTGCATTCGCTGAACCTGCTGCTGGGTGAGGCCACGGCCCTGGCCAGCCACGGCGTGCGAATTTTCGAGAACAGCCCGGCCCTGGAAGTCAGCTATGGCGAGCGCATCACCGTGCGCACCGGTCGTGGCTCGGTCAAGGCCAGCAAGCTGCTGTGGGCCTGTGACAGCTTCCTCAACAAGCTGGAACCGGAACTGCACCGCTCGACCATCAACACCTATGCCTTCCAGATGATGACCGAGCCGTTGAGCGAAGAGCTGATCAACCGCATCAGCCCAATTCGTGGGGCCTACAGCGATATTCGCCCGGTGATCGACTACTACCGGGTCACCAATGAAAACCGCCTATTGTTCGGGGCCGCGACGCCGCTGGTGGAACACATTCCCGGTGACCTCAAGGCGTGGAACCGTCACTTGATGCTGAAGATTTTCCCCTACCTCAAGGACGTGAAGATCGACCTCGCCTGGGGCGGTCCGATGGCTTGCAGCCCGAACCTGTTCCCGCAGATCGGCACTTTGCCGGGGCGCAGCAACGCGTTTTTCGTCCAGGGCTATTCAGGTTTTGGCGTCACCCCCAGCCACATCATCTGCAAGGTGCTGGCCGAAGGCATGAGCGAAGGGTCGGCGCGGTACGACCTGGTCAGCTCGATCCATCGCCCGACCATCATCGGCAAAGATGCCATCCGCCCGCTGCTGCTGACTGCCGGCAAGTCCTGGCACCAGTTGTCCGGCTACTGGAACGGGCGCCGTTAA
- a CDS encoding MFS transporter: MSTAKTTASLALAEHDRTHSTVTWRLMPLLLICYLFAHLDRINIGFAKMQMSSDLHFSDTVYGFGAGLFFIAYALFGVPSNIALDRVGPRRWIACLMVVWGVLSTSMMWVESSTGFYVLRFLLGVAEAGFFPGILVFLNRWYPARRRAQVTALFAIAVPMAGVIGGPLSGAILENFHAVGALRGWQWMFLIEGAPVVLLGLVVLKCLPDNFESVNWLTTAQKQQLHAQLSSEEQRKSITSFAGIVRDPQVWLLVAIYFAVMLAVNTLAFWMPTLIHGAGVGRDSQVGLLSAVPYLAGCFFMIGCGRSSDRHRERRWHLCVPLLMAAAGIAVAGLAPGNPLLVMGGLVVAGMGASAALPMFWQLPPAFLSNSTQAAGIAMISSFGSVAAFLAPYLIGWMRDATQSASLALYVLALLIALGGVLVLRTHAAIVNPN, translated from the coding sequence ATGAGCACAGCCAAGACTACCGCCAGCCTCGCCCTGGCCGAGCACGATCGCACCCACAGTACGGTGACCTGGCGCCTGATGCCCTTGTTGCTGATCTGCTACCTGTTCGCCCATCTGGACCGGATCAACATCGGTTTCGCCAAGATGCAAATGAGCAGCGACCTGCACTTCAGCGACACGGTCTACGGCTTTGGCGCCGGGTTGTTCTTTATCGCCTATGCGTTGTTCGGCGTACCCAGCAACATCGCCCTCGACCGGGTCGGGCCACGGCGTTGGATTGCCTGCCTGATGGTGGTCTGGGGCGTTTTGTCCACCAGCATGATGTGGGTCGAAAGCTCCACAGGGTTCTATGTCCTGCGCTTCCTGTTGGGGGTGGCCGAGGCCGGTTTCTTCCCCGGGATCCTGGTGTTTCTCAACCGCTGGTACCCGGCCCGCCGTCGCGCCCAGGTCACGGCGCTGTTCGCCATTGCCGTGCCCATGGCCGGGGTGATCGGTGGGCCGTTGTCCGGTGCGATCCTGGAAAACTTCCATGCCGTCGGCGCCCTGCGCGGCTGGCAGTGGATGTTCCTGATCGAAGGCGCGCCCGTGGTATTGCTGGGCCTGGTGGTACTCAAGTGCCTGCCGGACAACTTTGAAAGCGTGAACTGGCTGACCACGGCGCAGAAACAACAACTGCACGCGCAACTGAGCAGCGAAGAACAGCGCAAGTCCATTACCTCCTTTGCTGGCATCGTGCGCGACCCGCAGGTCTGGCTGCTGGTGGCGATCTATTTTGCGGTGATGCTCGCCGTCAATACCCTCGCCTTTTGGATGCCGACCTTGATCCATGGTGCCGGTGTTGGCCGGGACAGCCAGGTCGGCCTGTTGAGCGCCGTGCCCTACCTGGCCGGGTGTTTTTTCATGATCGGTTGCGGGCGCTCTTCGGACCGCCATCGCGAGCGTCGCTGGCACCTGTGCGTGCCGCTGCTGATGGCCGCCGCCGGTATCGCCGTGGCCGGTCTGGCACCGGGCAATCCGCTGCTGGTGATGGGCGGCCTGGTGGTAGCCGGCATGGGCGCCAGTGCCGCGCTGCCGATGTTCTGGCAACTGCCGCCGGCCTTTCTCTCCAACAGCACCCAAGCTGCCGGTATCGCGATGATCAGTTCCTTTGGCAGCGTGGCCGCGTTCCTCGCCCCTTACTTGATCGGCTGGATGCGCGATGCCACCCAGAGCGCCAGCCTGGCGTTGTATGTGCTGGCGCTGCTGATCGCCCTCGGTGGTGTGCTGGTGCTGCGCACCCATGCCGCCATCGTCAATCCAAACTAG
- a CDS encoding fumarylacetoacetate hydrolase family protein, giving the protein MKHARIRFEGAVHQVLVDAHHAVRLKDGRQLAEDQVEWLPPATGSMFALGLNYADHAAELAFKPPTEPLAFIKSPGTYTGHNQTTWRPDNVAYMHYECELVAVIGKPARNVKREDALDYLAGYTVCNDYAIRDYLENYYRPNLRVKNRDATTPVGPWIVDVSDVPDPSNLKLRTWINGELRQEGSTRDMIFDIPYLIEYLSSFMTLQPGDMIATGTPEGLADVVPGDEVIVEVEGVGRLVNRIVSEAEFFSVRKEA; this is encoded by the coding sequence ATGAAACACGCCCGTATTCGCTTTGAAGGCGCCGTCCACCAAGTTCTTGTCGACGCCCATCACGCCGTCCGCCTGAAAGACGGTCGCCAGCTGGCCGAAGACCAGGTCGAGTGGCTGCCACCGGCCACCGGCAGCATGTTCGCCCTGGGCCTGAACTACGCCGACCACGCCGCCGAGCTGGCCTTCAAACCGCCAACCGAACCGCTGGCGTTCATCAAGTCGCCAGGCACCTACACCGGCCACAACCAGACCACCTGGCGCCCGGACAACGTCGCCTACATGCACTACGAGTGCGAACTGGTGGCGGTCATCGGCAAACCGGCGCGCAACGTCAAACGTGAAGACGCCCTGGATTACCTGGCCGGCTACACGGTGTGCAACGACTACGCAATCCGCGACTACCTGGAAAACTACTACCGCCCCAACCTGCGGGTGAAGAACCGCGACGCCACGACTCCGGTCGGCCCATGGATCGTTGATGTGTCGGACGTGCCCGACCCAAGCAACCTGAAACTGCGCACCTGGATCAACGGCGAACTGCGCCAGGAAGGCAGCACCCGGGACATGATTTTCGACATCCCCTACCTGATCGAATACCTGTCCAGCTTCATGACCCTGCAACCCGGCGACATGATCGCCACCGGCACGCCGGAAGGCCTGGCCGATGTGGTGCCCGGGGATGAAGTCATCGTGGAAGTCGAAGGCGTGGGCCGCCTGGTCAATCGAATTGTCAGCGAAGCGGAGTTCTTCTCCGTGCGAAAAGAGGCTTGA
- the hpaE gene encoding 5-carboxymethyl-2-hydroxymuconate semialdehyde dehydrogenase has protein sequence MIKHWINGREVESKDVFVNYNPATGEAIGEVASGGAEEVAQAVAAAKEAFPKWANTPAKERARLMRKLGELIEQNVPHLAELETLDTGLPIHQTKNVLIPRASHNFDFFAEVCTRMDGHSYPVDDQMLNYTLYQPVGVCALVSPWNVPFMTATWKTAPCLALGNTAVLKMSELSPLTANELGRLAVEAGIPNGVLNVIQGYGATAGDALVRHPDVRAISFTGGTATGKKIMQTAGLKKYSMELGGKSPVLIFEDADLERALDAALFTIFSLNGERCTAGSRVFIQESVYPQFIAEFAARAKRLIVGDPQDPKTQVGSMITQAHYDKVTGYIKIGIEEGATLLAGGLERPVNLPAHLARGQFIQPTVFADVNNKMRIAQEEIFGPVVCLIPFKDEAEALQLANDTEYGLASYIWTQDIGKAHRLARGIEAGMVFINSQNVRDLRQPFGGVKGSGTGREGGQYSFEVFAEIKNVCISMGSHHIPRWGV, from the coding sequence ATGATCAAACACTGGATTAACGGCCGCGAGGTCGAAAGCAAAGACGTGTTCGTCAACTACAACCCGGCCACCGGCGAAGCTATCGGTGAAGTCGCCAGCGGCGGCGCCGAGGAAGTCGCCCAGGCGGTCGCGGCAGCCAAGGAGGCCTTTCCGAAGTGGGCCAACACCCCGGCCAAGGAGCGGGCACGACTGATGCGCAAGCTCGGCGAATTGATTGAGCAGAACGTCCCGCACCTGGCCGAACTGGAAACCCTGGACACCGGCCTGCCGATCCATCAGACCAAGAACGTACTGATTCCACGGGCCTCGCACAATTTCGATTTCTTCGCAGAAGTCTGCACCCGCATGGATGGCCACAGCTATCCGGTGGACGACCAGATGCTCAACTACACCCTGTATCAGCCCGTCGGCGTTTGCGCCCTGGTGTCGCCCTGGAACGTACCGTTCATGACCGCCACCTGGAAAACCGCACCGTGCCTGGCTCTGGGCAATACCGCAGTGCTGAAGATGTCGGAGCTGTCGCCGCTGACGGCCAATGAACTGGGGCGCCTGGCGGTGGAAGCAGGGATTCCCAACGGTGTGCTCAACGTGATCCAGGGCTATGGCGCCACCGCCGGCGATGCCCTGGTGCGCCATCCTGATGTGCGAGCGATTTCCTTCACCGGCGGCACCGCCACCGGCAAGAAGATCATGCAAACCGCCGGCCTGAAAAAGTACTCGATGGAACTGGGCGGCAAGTCGCCGGTGCTGATTTTCGAAGACGCCGACCTGGAACGAGCCCTCGACGCGGCGCTGTTCACGATCTTTTCGCTGAACGGAGAACGTTGCACCGCCGGCAGCCGGGTTTTCATTCAGGAAAGCGTCTACCCGCAGTTCATCGCCGAATTTGCCGCCCGCGCCAAACGCCTGATCGTCGGTGACCCGCAAGACCCGAAGACCCAAGTCGGCTCGATGATCACCCAGGCCCACTATGACAAAGTCACCGGCTACATCAAGATCGGTATCGAGGAAGGCGCCACCCTGCTGGCGGGCGGCCTGGAGCGTCCGGTAAACCTGCCGGCGCATCTGGCCCGTGGCCAATTCATCCAGCCGACGGTGTTTGCCGATGTGAACAACAAGATGCGCATTGCCCAAGAGGAAATCTTCGGGCCGGTGGTGTGCCTGATCCCGTTCAAGGACGAAGCCGAAGCATTGCAACTGGCCAATGACACCGAATACGGCCTGGCGTCTTATATCTGGACCCAGGACATCGGCAAGGCCCATCGCCTGGCCCGTGGCATCGAGGCCGGCATGGTGTTTATCAACAGCCAGAACGTGCGCGATTTGCGTCAGCCGTTCGGTGGCGTGAAAGGTTCCGGGACTGGCCGTGAAGGCGGTCAGTACAGTTTTGAAGTGTTTGCCGAGATCAAGAACGTGTGTATCTCCATGGGCAGCCATCACATTCCGCGCTGGGGCGTGTAG
- the hpaI gene encoding 4-hydroxy-2-oxoheptanedioate aldolase, producing the protein MDMPVNRFKQRLNSGEVQIGLWLGLADTYCAELAANAGFDWLLIDGEHAPNDLRSMLGQLQAIAPYASEAIIRPVIGDTALIKQVLDIGVQTVLVPMVENAAQARELVRAIHYPPQGIRGVGSALARASRWNTISDYLDQADAQMCLLVQIESREGLANLDAIAAVEGVDGVFIGPADLSASMGHRGNPGHPEVQAAIEDAIVRIRKAGKGAGILSADETLARRYIELGATFVAVGVDTTVLMRGLQALAGKFKGTAAPMSSGGVY; encoded by the coding sequence ATGGACATGCCTGTGAATCGTTTCAAGCAACGCCTCAACAGCGGCGAAGTGCAGATCGGCCTGTGGCTCGGCCTGGCTGACACCTACTGTGCAGAACTGGCCGCCAACGCCGGTTTCGACTGGCTATTGATCGACGGCGAACATGCGCCCAATGATCTTCGCAGCATGCTCGGCCAATTGCAGGCCATCGCACCCTATGCAAGCGAAGCGATCATCCGGCCGGTGATCGGCGATACCGCGTTGATCAAGCAAGTGCTGGATATCGGCGTGCAGACGGTGCTGGTGCCGATGGTTGAAAACGCCGCGCAGGCACGGGAGCTGGTGCGCGCGATTCACTATCCACCCCAAGGCATACGCGGCGTGGGCAGCGCATTGGCTCGGGCTTCGCGCTGGAACACTATTTCTGATTACCTGGATCAGGCTGATGCGCAGATGTGCCTGTTGGTGCAGATCGAGAGCCGTGAAGGCTTGGCCAACCTGGATGCGATTGCGGCCGTCGAGGGTGTGGATGGGGTGTTTATCGGGCCGGCGGATTTGAGTGCATCCATGGGCCATCGTGGGAATCCGGGGCATCCAGAGGTGCAAGCGGCCATTGAAGACGCCATCGTACGGATTCGCAAAGCCGGTAAAGGCGCCGGGATTCTGAGTGCTGACGAGACGCTTGCCCGGCGCTATATCGAGCTGGGCGCAACGTTTGTCGCGGTGGGTGTGGACACCACGGTGTTGATGCGTGGGTTGCAGGCGCTGGCTGGGAAATTCAAGGGTACAGCAGCACCTATGTCGAGCGGCGGAGTGTACTAG
- a CDS encoding cupin domain-containing protein, with product MTLTTLKKDIQLSELDAWGTVADLGSEILEGEVRAFGKMTFGAPTDPVSSAYFGTTQGKFRMVYPFAEQATVVTGEVVLTDESTGKSARYKAGDSWFVTKGTPVLWEVVSESFVKHYFAVV from the coding sequence ATGACCCTCACTACCCTCAAAAAAGACATCCAACTGTCGGAGCTCGACGCTTGGGGCACCGTGGCCGACCTCGGTTCAGAGATCCTCGAAGGCGAAGTCAGAGCCTTCGGCAAGATGACCTTTGGAGCACCGACCGACCCGGTCAGCAGCGCCTACTTCGGCACCACCCAAGGCAAGTTCAGGATGGTCTACCCGTTCGCCGAACAAGCCACGGTGGTGACCGGCGAAGTGGTGCTGACGGATGAGTCCACCGGCAAAAGTGCACGCTACAAGGCGGGTGACAGCTGGTTCGTGACCAAGGGCACGCCAGTGCTGTGGGAAGTGGTCAGTGAGAGTTTCGTCAAACATTACTTTGCCGTCGTTTGA
- the hpaR gene encoding homoprotocatechuate degradation operon regulator HpaR translates to MLKPRQSLTLTLLQAREAAMSFFRPSLNEHGLTEQQWRVIRILSQYDELEIYQLAELACILKPSMTGVLVRMEAAGMIHRRKAEQDQRRVLVTLAEKGNVMFESMSQCMEGNYQRLQDQLGEEKLQTLLGLLDELKNIKR, encoded by the coding sequence ATGCTCAAACCTCGACAATCCCTGACCTTGACCCTGTTACAGGCCCGTGAAGCGGCCATGAGTTTCTTCCGTCCTTCGCTCAATGAGCATGGCCTGACCGAACAGCAATGGCGGGTTATCCGCATCCTCAGTCAATACGACGAACTGGAGATCTACCAACTGGCAGAACTGGCCTGCATTCTCAAGCCGAGCATGACCGGCGTACTGGTACGCATGGAGGCGGCGGGGATGATTCACCGGCGCAAGGCCGAGCAGGATCAGCGGCGGGTCTTGGTGACCTTGGCGGAGAAGGGCAATGTGATGTTTGAGTCCATGAGCCAGTGCATGGAGGGCAACTACCAGCGCTTGCAGGATCAGTTGGGGGAAGAGAAGTTGCAGACGCTACTTGGCTTGCTGGATGAGTTGAAGAACATCAAGCGCTGA
- a CDS encoding molybdenum cofactor biosynthesis F family protein has product MTSQSDWITVGALADGFAPQAFILPNLADLNGKTFTLHFANGWQIEHRFDHQTLSWRAADGHSTGTAPYRATSIRPGLYLVDFIKHEKGQSWSISLVLDTTSASFTAVIGHLPTQAETAEGLYSRALAGKPLTSVEVDFLHGSLDRPWQEGQCPHAPTGELVGLRNQYRYSPSEVYEHIYLNDQFYAWQCLKGVEQGLCDTDRCHYYKIADELYLFVWREKIIPTLGLVLIDLQQHRSDGKIFGYAGASFDALSNFPISSYCQVLNRTEHSDA; this is encoded by the coding sequence ATGACTAGCCAATCCGACTGGATCACCGTAGGCGCCCTCGCCGACGGCTTTGCCCCCCAAGCCTTCATCCTGCCTAACCTCGCGGACCTGAACGGCAAAACCTTCACCCTGCACTTCGCCAACGGCTGGCAGATCGAGCATCGTTTCGACCACCAAACCTTGTCCTGGCGCGCCGCTGACGGTCACTCCACCGGCACCGCGCCCTACCGCGCCACATCGATCCGCCCCGGCCTGTACCTGGTAGATTTCATCAAGCATGAAAAAGGCCAGAGCTGGTCCATCAGCCTGGTGCTCGACACTACCAGCGCCTCGTTCACCGCCGTCATCGGCCACTTGCCCACTCAGGCAGAAACCGCTGAAGGTCTCTACAGCCGTGCCCTGGCCGGCAAGCCGCTGACTTCGGTGGAAGTGGATTTCCTCCACGGCAGCCTCGACCGTCCATGGCAGGAAGGCCAGTGCCCACACGCGCCGACGGGCGAGCTGGTAGGCCTGCGCAACCAGTACCGCTACAGCCCGAGTGAGGTCTACGAGCACATCTACCTCAATGACCAGTTCTACGCCTGGCAGTGCCTCAAGGGCGTCGAGCAAGGCCTGTGCGACACCGACCGCTGCCATTACTACAAGATTGCCGATGAGCTGTACCTGTTTGTCTGGCGCGAAAAGATCATCCCCACCCTCGGTCTGGTTCTGATCGACCTGCAACAGCACCGCAGCGACGGCAAGATCTTCGGCTATGCCGGGGCGTCCTTCGATGCACTGTCGAATTTCCCCATCAGCTCCTACTGCCAGGTGCTCAACCGTACGGAGCATTCCGATGCCTGA
- the hpaH gene encoding 2-oxo-hept-4-ene-1,7-dioate hydratase, which produces MLDPQQILQAAANLDRAERAREQVRQFSLDYPAITIEDAYAIQRAWVAQKIKDGRKLVGHKIGLTSRAMQVSSNISEPDYGALLDDMFFDEGTDIPFQRFIVPRVEVELAFILGKPLKGPNCTIFDVLDATEWVIPALEIIDARIQQIDPQTNATRKVFDTISDNAANAGVVMGGRAVRPTEIDLRKVPAVLYRNGVIEESGVSAAVLNHPAKGVAWLANKLAPYDVTLLPGQIILGGSFTRPVAASPGDTFHVDYDMLGSISCRFV; this is translated from the coding sequence ATGCTCGATCCCCAGCAAATCCTGCAAGCTGCCGCCAACCTGGACCGGGCCGAACGCGCTCGGGAGCAAGTGCGGCAATTTTCCCTCGACTACCCCGCCATCACGATCGAGGACGCCTACGCCATCCAGCGCGCCTGGGTCGCCCAGAAGATCAAGGACGGGCGCAAGTTGGTCGGTCACAAGATCGGGCTGACGTCCCGGGCGATGCAAGTGTCTTCCAACATCAGCGAACCGGATTACGGCGCCCTGCTCGATGACATGTTCTTCGACGAAGGCACCGATATTCCTTTCCAGCGGTTTATCGTGCCTCGGGTGGAAGTGGAGCTGGCGTTCATCCTCGGCAAACCGCTCAAGGGCCCGAACTGCACGATCTTCGACGTGCTCGACGCCACCGAATGGGTGATCCCGGCGCTGGAAATCATCGACGCGCGGATCCAGCAGATCGACCCGCAGACCAACGCCACCCGCAAGGTGTTCGACACCATTTCCGACAACGCCGCCAACGCCGGCGTGGTCATGGGCGGCCGTGCGGTGCGGCCCACCGAGATCGACCTGCGCAAGGTGCCGGCGGTGCTGTACCGCAACGGTGTGATCGAAGAGTCCGGAGTCTCGGCCGCCGTGCTCAACCACCCGGCCAAGGGCGTGGCATGGCTGGCGAACAAACTGGCGCCTTATGACGTGACACTGCTGCCAGGGCAGATCATTCTCGGTGGCTCGTTTACCCGTCCGGTGGCGGCCAGTCCTGGAGACACTTTCCATGTCGACTACGACATGCTGGGCTCCATCTCCTGCCGCTTCGTCTGA